One Turneriella parva DSM 21527 genomic region harbors:
- the mutS gene encoding DNA mismatch repair protein MutS — protein sequence MMRQFLEIKKQYPDDILFFRMGDFYEMFLEDAVYAARVLDIALTRRQDKVPMCGVPYHSMSQYVHPILEQGRRIAICEQLEDPAEAQGRIVRRGVTRILTPGSLFEEALIDGKDSRRLCGVTRGKAYWQLAIIEVATGQIWFDRKDDETMAEALAAFGIREWVALDAEAFTPPAAGILQTRRYPVNDEAFRARVLKDALQTKNLAIWELDVEEACALALALAYLREISPVLKMHWSSPQREYRRKSMILDASTLRTLEILASAEGKLNPSLMGLFAHCQTSAGSRLLAGWLSRPSADHAEIEGRHDAVEILAKHNAYRQLITAELQNVADLERVLTGLSNNPTVRHLGQVAATLKAIIRLQKIIDDNRMAPFLSRGWQDLREFPVELLQFLEEAILSENLPPLLDSRRFVKPGYMPLLDEFIELSQNAVKHLTDYEERQKTEHQINTLRVKHNNVLGYFIEISKGQANKAPEHFARRQTLTNAERYTTAELKELETKILSAEEEVLRIQKGVFEDIRGQVLAAADQLKLWAERLARLDVLLAYSHTAVIHRHVRPRMTTEKTLSAESLRHPVIEAYFRSEMFIPNDVHLNNTDRHLAIITGPNMAGKSTYIRQIGIMQIMAQAGAFVAATSATLPVVDRIFTRIGAQDRLSHGESTFYVEMAECARIFRNFTADSLILLDEVGRGTSTYDGISIAQAMIESLNDAKTGRPKTLFATHYSELAHLISQERGIAGLTVSVVEKDGHVVFMRKIVEGVAEKSFGIHVAQMAGMPKAVTERAAQILKDLEKKSGVIVTSGAAFAQPKTDGRKKKDTQEQAGLFG from the coding sequence ATGATGCGGCAGTTTCTTGAAATCAAGAAACAATACCCCGACGACATTCTTTTCTTTCGCATGGGCGATTTCTACGAGATGTTTCTCGAAGACGCGGTTTATGCGGCGCGGGTGCTCGATATTGCGCTGACGCGCCGGCAAGACAAGGTGCCGATGTGCGGCGTACCGTACCATTCGATGAGCCAGTACGTGCACCCGATTCTCGAGCAGGGTCGACGCATTGCGATCTGCGAGCAGCTCGAAGACCCGGCTGAAGCGCAGGGGCGCATCGTGAGACGCGGTGTGACGCGCATTCTGACTCCTGGCAGTCTTTTTGAAGAAGCGCTTATCGACGGCAAAGATTCACGCCGACTCTGCGGCGTTACCCGCGGCAAAGCGTATTGGCAACTGGCGATCATTGAAGTGGCAACCGGGCAAATCTGGTTCGATCGCAAAGACGATGAGACAATGGCTGAAGCGCTCGCTGCATTTGGCATTCGCGAGTGGGTTGCACTCGACGCCGAGGCGTTTACACCTCCGGCCGCAGGAATTTTACAGACCCGGCGCTACCCGGTGAATGACGAAGCCTTTCGTGCCCGGGTGCTGAAAGACGCGCTGCAGACGAAGAATCTCGCCATTTGGGAGCTCGACGTTGAAGAAGCCTGCGCGCTTGCGCTGGCACTCGCATACTTACGGGAAATTTCTCCCGTCTTGAAAATGCACTGGTCATCGCCGCAGCGCGAATACCGCCGCAAGTCAATGATTCTGGACGCGTCGACCCTGCGCACGCTCGAGATTCTCGCCAGCGCTGAAGGTAAGCTCAACCCGAGCCTCATGGGCCTTTTCGCGCACTGCCAGACTTCGGCGGGTTCGCGCCTGCTCGCCGGTTGGTTATCGCGCCCCTCTGCCGACCACGCAGAAATTGAAGGCCGTCACGACGCCGTTGAAATTCTCGCGAAACACAATGCTTACCGACAACTGATAACGGCAGAGCTGCAGAACGTCGCCGATCTCGAACGTGTGCTGACGGGGCTCAGCAACAACCCCACGGTGAGGCACCTCGGTCAGGTCGCTGCCACGTTAAAGGCGATCATACGCCTGCAGAAGATTATCGACGACAATCGCATGGCGCCGTTTCTGAGTCGTGGCTGGCAAGACCTGCGTGAGTTTCCTGTCGAACTGCTGCAATTTCTCGAAGAGGCGATTCTCAGTGAAAATTTACCGCCGCTTTTAGACAGCCGCCGTTTTGTAAAACCCGGCTATATGCCGCTTCTCGACGAGTTTATTGAACTCAGCCAGAATGCCGTTAAACACCTCACCGATTATGAAGAACGGCAAAAGACCGAGCACCAGATCAACACGCTGCGCGTGAAGCACAACAACGTGCTCGGTTACTTTATCGAAATTTCGAAAGGCCAGGCGAACAAAGCACCCGAACATTTTGCGCGCCGGCAGACGCTGACAAACGCAGAGCGCTACACGACGGCCGAGCTCAAAGAACTTGAAACCAAAATACTTTCAGCCGAAGAAGAAGTGCTGCGCATACAGAAGGGTGTGTTTGAAGATATTCGCGGGCAGGTGCTCGCCGCGGCCGACCAGCTGAAACTTTGGGCCGAGAGGCTCGCGCGCCTCGACGTGCTGCTCGCTTATTCGCACACTGCGGTCATTCACCGCCATGTCAGGCCACGCATGACAACCGAGAAGACCCTCAGCGCCGAATCGCTGCGACACCCTGTAATCGAAGCCTATTTTCGCAGCGAGATGTTTATACCCAACGATGTGCACCTCAACAATACCGACCGCCACCTCGCAATCATTACGGGGCCCAATATGGCGGGCAAGAGTACATACATAAGGCAAATCGGCATTATGCAAATCATGGCCCAGGCCGGAGCGTTCGTTGCGGCGACTTCGGCGACGCTGCCCGTGGTCGACCGCATCTTCACGCGCATCGGCGCGCAAGATCGTTTGTCTCACGGAGAGAGTACGTTCTACGTCGAAATGGCAGAATGCGCGCGCATTTTTCGTAACTTCACGGCAGACTCACTGATATTGCTCGATGAAGTCGGACGCGGTACATCTACCTATGACGGCATCTCCATCGCGCAGGCGATGATTGAATCGCTAAACGACGCCAAAACCGGCCGCCCCAAAACCCTGTTTGCAACACATTACTCTGAACTCGCTCACCTGATTTCACAAGAACGCGGCATCGCCGGGCTCACTGTTTCGGTTGTCGAAAAAGACGGACACGTGGTGTTTATGCGCAAGATTGTTGAGGGAGTCGCCGAAAAATCGTTTGGCATTCATGTTGCGCAGATGGCAGGCATGCCGAAAGCCGTGACGGAGCGAGCGGCGCAAATTCTCAAAGATCTCGAGAAGAAGTCGGGAGTGATCGTCACCAGCGGTGCGGCATTCGCACAGCCAAAAACAGACGGGCGAAAAAAGAAAGACACACAAGAGCAAGCCGGGCTTTTCGGTTAG
- a CDS encoding peptide-binding protein, which yields MVLILLNAISCHKHSYDLEPATIRFHLPQDPILLNPVISEDAYSNVICTRIFESLLERDRKTLKMKGQIAEKWTIGADKLTYTFNLRRNILFHDGKPLTSADVLFSYNMMMSEKIPNAHKKVYYKDVLSVSAPDSQTVVFKMKKPYAMALEHLGGFEVIPQHVYSVGDFMKDERNLRGPVGSGPYTFGEWKTGQRVVLKRFDKYWGEKPEIDKIEFTIIKNDAVALQALKKGDVDSYNLRPLQWTRQTNSEKFQREFEKIKYLATSYRYVGYNMRKPPFNDRRVRQAMAHLMDLERVKTTILENLAEVTTGPFLPQSLQYNKSLKPLEFNPQKAIALLKAAGYAQDNNGLFAKDGKPLEIELMIAAGGGFADQFASVVKEDFARTGITLNLRKLEFQTMLTKINQRDFQAVMLGWSSGIESDPFQLWHTSQREKGHNFTGFGNAESDALIESARLTFDDKARNAIYHRFHELVYNEQPYTFLYTSYALIAVSKRFTNVNVYPLGLDLLEWRIRHE from the coding sequence TTGGTTCTCATTCTTCTCAACGCAATTAGCTGCCACAAACACAGCTACGATCTAGAACCTGCGACGATACGCTTTCACCTGCCGCAAGACCCTATTCTGCTCAACCCGGTAATTTCAGAAGACGCTTACTCGAATGTCATCTGCACACGCATCTTTGAAAGCCTGCTCGAGCGCGACCGTAAGACGCTCAAGATGAAAGGCCAGATCGCTGAAAAATGGACGATCGGCGCTGACAAGCTGACCTACACGTTCAACCTGAGGCGCAATATTCTGTTTCACGACGGTAAACCGCTGACTTCGGCCGATGTGCTCTTCAGCTACAACATGATGATGAGCGAAAAAATTCCGAATGCGCATAAAAAAGTCTATTACAAAGATGTGCTTTCGGTAAGTGCACCCGACTCGCAGACGGTTGTCTTCAAGATGAAAAAGCCTTACGCGATGGCACTCGAACACCTCGGTGGCTTCGAGGTAATACCGCAGCATGTCTACTCCGTCGGCGACTTCATGAAAGACGAACGCAATCTGCGCGGGCCCGTGGGCAGTGGGCCGTATACTTTCGGCGAGTGGAAAACCGGCCAGCGCGTTGTGCTGAAACGATTCGATAAATATTGGGGCGAAAAGCCCGAGATCGATAAGATCGAATTCACAATCATCAAGAATGATGCCGTGGCGCTGCAGGCGCTCAAAAAAGGTGACGTCGACAGCTATAACCTGCGCCCTTTACAATGGACAAGGCAAACAAACTCAGAAAAGTTTCAGCGCGAGTTTGAAAAGATCAAATACCTCGCAACCAGCTATCGTTACGTCGGCTACAACATGCGTAAGCCGCCCTTTAACGACAGGCGCGTTCGCCAGGCAATGGCACACCTGATGGACCTGGAGCGCGTCAAAACCACGATTCTCGAGAATCTGGCCGAAGTCACCACGGGCCCTTTTTTACCACAGAGCCTGCAATACAACAAGAGCCTCAAGCCGCTCGAATTTAATCCGCAGAAGGCAATTGCCCTGCTGAAGGCCGCAGGTTATGCGCAAGACAACAACGGCCTTTTCGCGAAAGACGGCAAGCCACTCGAAATTGAACTGATGATTGCTGCCGGTGGCGGTTTCGCCGACCAGTTCGCTTCAGTGGTCAAAGAAGATTTTGCGCGCACGGGCATTACCCTGAATCTGCGCAAGCTCGAATTTCAAACAATGCTCACGAAAATTAACCAGCGCGATTTTCAGGCCGTGATGCTGGGCTGGTCGTCGGGCATCGAGTCTGATCCGTTTCAATTGTGGCACACCTCGCAGCGTGAGAAAGGCCACAACTTTACCGGGTTTGGCAATGCTGAGAGCGATGCCCTGATCGAAAGCGCGCGCCTCACGTTTGACGACAAGGCCCGTAACGCGATCTACCACCGCTTTCACGAATTGGTCTACAACGAACAGCCCTACACCTTTCTCTACACGAGTTATGCTCTGATCGCGGTAAGCAAACGCTTCACGAATGTGAATGTCTACCCTCTCGGCCTCGATCTGCTCGAATGGAGGATTCGCCACGAATAA
- a CDS encoding LTA synthase family protein, with protein MSGSLRLRLAPMLRIFVVILVLSNLGRLGFLFLFSNEAVRWDTPAIVRSLAAGLRFDLAAFAIVFLLPLFVLALPRLPNAVRRSVWILILVLHFLWVAITFGDLVFYSIAHRRAAAEFVAVFASFKDFWSFLKGSALYVLIGLPVGSLPFYLMYRRQSRQAAPELGRYATLLLPVLLLFCGVIAIRGGLQGRPLNVTHAFVVGDYFWGNVTLNPVFATVKLAYTGDAMPTNRAQGDLPVEQVRKMFVAEGEKFLRDDYTFYRQSAPASAKSLKKNVVIFIMESWSAADLGWFGNERKATPVFDAIAADSLNYTNAFALGNRSITAIPTIASSIVGMFGRPYTTSSYANNKQRGMGSIFAEQGYATYFVTGYKAGAQGFSTYMQVAGFEKIITRENLGLGLDKSDGVWGIYDHHTFSRLHEILDAETKPFVAIVPSLHPHHPYKLPDDYAEKEFYKGFARAPHFNALRYSDFALGKFFERARKSRYFMNTVFIITADHTYTQNGVIAKYRIPLTFYAPGFLKPEKNATLASQLDILPTLISMLSVDTRHASMGKSLWGKATQPWAIIDLDGSMGYLSGNTAVMVNREAALGAYDIQNDEDFSRNLLPARQSEIQPQIREWFSYMNAVSDSISKNRIAPAE; from the coding sequence ATGTCCGGGTCTTTGCGTCTGCGCCTCGCGCCGATGCTGCGTATTTTCGTTGTCATTTTGGTGCTCAGCAACCTGGGGCGACTGGGTTTTCTCTTTTTGTTCAGCAATGAAGCAGTCAGGTGGGATACCCCAGCCATCGTGCGTTCGCTCGCAGCCGGGTTACGATTCGATCTCGCGGCTTTTGCCATCGTTTTCTTGCTGCCGCTCTTTGTGCTCGCACTGCCGCGACTGCCGAATGCGGTGCGCCGCTCGGTATGGATTCTGATTCTGGTGCTGCATTTTCTCTGGGTTGCCATTACGTTCGGAGACCTGGTCTTCTATTCGATTGCGCACCGCCGCGCGGCTGCTGAATTTGTCGCCGTATTCGCCTCATTCAAAGATTTCTGGTCGTTTCTGAAGGGCTCTGCGCTCTATGTTCTTATTGGCCTTCCCGTCGGATCTCTACCGTTTTACCTGATGTACCGCAGGCAAAGCCGTCAGGCTGCTCCCGAGCTGGGTCGCTACGCGACCCTGCTGTTGCCCGTTTTGCTGCTTTTCTGTGGTGTCATCGCGATTCGCGGTGGCCTGCAGGGGCGCCCGCTCAACGTCACGCATGCGTTCGTCGTCGGCGATTATTTTTGGGGCAATGTAACGCTGAACCCCGTCTTTGCTACGGTTAAGCTAGCTTACACCGGTGACGCAATGCCGACCAATCGTGCCCAGGGTGATCTGCCCGTTGAGCAGGTGCGCAAAATGTTTGTCGCTGAGGGAGAGAAGTTTTTGCGCGATGACTACACGTTTTACCGGCAAAGCGCGCCCGCATCGGCAAAATCCCTAAAGAAGAACGTTGTCATTTTCATAATGGAAAGCTGGTCGGCCGCAGATCTGGGCTGGTTTGGCAATGAGCGCAAAGCTACCCCGGTGTTCGACGCGATTGCCGCTGATTCGCTGAACTACACGAACGCGTTTGCTCTTGGCAACCGCTCGATTACCGCGATACCGACGATTGCGAGCTCAATCGTCGGCATGTTCGGCAGACCCTACACAACTTCGTCATATGCCAACAACAAGCAGCGTGGCATGGGTTCCATTTTCGCAGAGCAGGGATACGCGACCTATTTTGTCACCGGATACAAGGCCGGCGCGCAGGGTTTTTCAACTTACATGCAGGTCGCAGGTTTCGAAAAAATTATCACTCGCGAGAATCTGGGCCTTGGCCTCGACAAATCAGACGGCGTCTGGGGCATTTACGATCACCACACTTTTTCGCGCCTGCACGAAATTCTCGATGCCGAAACAAAGCCGTTCGTCGCCATCGTGCCGAGTCTGCATCCGCATCACCCATACAAGCTGCCCGACGATTATGCAGAAAAAGAATTCTACAAAGGGTTCGCCCGCGCGCCACACTTTAATGCCCTGCGTTATTCTGATTTCGCACTCGGCAAATTTTTTGAGCGCGCGCGCAAATCGCGATATTTCATGAACACGGTATTTATCATCACTGCTGACCACACCTACACGCAGAACGGCGTCATTGCGAAGTACAGAATTCCGCTGACGTTTTACGCACCTGGTTTTCTCAAGCCAGAAAAAAATGCGACTCTCGCATCGCAGCTCGATATTCTGCCGACGTTAATTTCGATGCTGTCGGTCGATACCAGGCACGCGAGCATGGGCAAATCTCTGTGGGGTAAAGCAACCCAGCCCTGGGCTATCATCGATCTCGACGGTAGCATGGGCTATCTTTCGGGCAATACCGCCGTGATGGTGAACCGTGAAGCAGCACTGGGTGCCTATGATATTCAAAACGATGAGGATTTCTCACGCAACCTGTTGCCGGCACGGCAAAGCGAAATTCAGCCGCAGATTCGCGAATGGTTTTCGTATATGAATGCAGTCTCAGACAGTATCAGCAAGAATCGTATCGCACCGGCAGAGTGA
- a CDS encoding DUF2157 domain-containing protein has translation MNFHKLKAEVAAWVDEKIISTSQAEQILARYSATVPAYKRMSFWLQCLAATLAGLALLLVISKNWQHLNWFAQSSITLVPLIAAQLWAVLQERKDNHLGAELGWFLASLALGANIMIQAQIFHISAYYPNGVLFWVMGILPILIFRGSHINYLLAALLFFVYLVMQLDHHQFSVLSFLPLGTLAWFAWSLQRVTTLVPLLVIIYMFLLTILAHWQMGSTGINWELAMILFSVALIQQFTRITGDWARRLLYLSFGFTAFINILLTFRFFAHEATKHSASVAAWVMAAVAIASIALYRRSLREPQLTWLIVANIAATVVTLLAQRALPVTEGHEGYYLVRIAANIVYLGSVAVLLFRAIAIREKPLFMAAVMAFLLWTLIRYIDLFSNYLITALIFALSAVALVLLNKLWEKKYEN, from the coding sequence ATGAATTTCCATAAACTCAAAGCCGAGGTCGCCGCGTGGGTCGATGAGAAGATCATCAGCACATCTCAAGCCGAGCAGATTCTCGCCCGTTACAGCGCGACTGTACCGGCTTATAAACGCATGAGTTTCTGGCTGCAGTGCCTCGCCGCAACTCTGGCCGGTTTAGCGCTGCTACTCGTGATTTCAAAAAACTGGCAGCACCTGAACTGGTTCGCACAGTCGTCGATCACACTGGTACCGCTGATTGCCGCACAGCTGTGGGCCGTCTTGCAAGAGCGTAAAGACAATCACCTGGGCGCAGAACTTGGTTGGTTTCTGGCTTCGCTCGCTCTGGGTGCCAACATCATGATTCAGGCGCAGATATTTCATATCAGCGCGTATTACCCGAACGGTGTACTTTTCTGGGTTATGGGCATTTTGCCCATACTCATCTTTCGCGGCAGCCATATCAACTACCTGCTCGCCGCGCTGTTGTTTTTCGTGTACCTCGTCATGCAGCTCGACCACCACCAGTTTTCTGTGCTGTCATTTTTGCCCCTCGGCACGCTCGCCTGGTTTGCCTGGTCGCTGCAGCGAGTCACAACACTTGTGCCGTTGCTGGTGATCATCTACATGTTCTTGCTGACAATTCTCGCTCATTGGCAAATGGGTTCTACCGGCATCAACTGGGAACTCGCGATGATTCTGTTTTCGGTCGCGTTGATTCAGCAGTTTACCCGCATCACGGGCGACTGGGCACGCCGCCTTCTTTATTTGAGTTTCGGATTTACCGCGTTCATCAATATTTTGCTGACCTTCAGATTTTTTGCCCACGAGGCCACGAAACATTCTGCCTCGGTCGCGGCATGGGTCATGGCAGCGGTGGCGATAGCCTCCATTGCTCTCTACCGCAGGTCACTCAGAGAGCCGCAGCTGACCTGGCTCATTGTCGCGAATATTGCAGCGACGGTCGTCACGCTGCTCGCACAGCGCGCGTTGCCCGTAACCGAAGGCCACGAAGGGTATTACCTCGTGCGCATCGCCGCAAACATCGTCTACCTGGGCTCGGTCGCCGTGCTGCTTTTTCGGGCGATCGCCATACGCGAAAAGCCGCTCTTCATGGCAGCTGTCATGGCCTTCTTGCTGTGGACTCTGATTCGTTATATCGATCTGTTTTCGAATTACCTGATTACCGCGCTGATTTTCGCGCTTTCGGCAGTGGCACTCGTTCTGCTCAACAAGCTGTGGGAGAAAAAATATGAAAACTAG
- a CDS encoding enoyl-CoA hydratase/isomerase family protein, producing MIETRVENHIGYVSLTRAPMNLMDIPFMQAFAEAHRDLEKNSEVWGVIVHSTVDGYFSNGLDPAMMLSRDTQGRAEVFEVLLKMVLEVYAFSKPHISAIEGHAMAGGAVLAILSDWRFMSREKSRISFSEVAVGLTIPKAIINLIESATGPGSLREIAMLGSAIKSTDAVRMGLIDEVFDNGTTLKEAERYLKRVFELPLASVRSVKQILRANNLAALKGREGLETLSSFVGAESFVEGLSAVRDKRRPKYKNP from the coding sequence ATGATTGAAACACGCGTCGAAAACCACATCGGCTATGTGTCGCTCACCCGCGCGCCGATGAACCTCATGGATATTCCGTTCATGCAGGCGTTCGCCGAGGCGCACCGAGACCTCGAAAAGAACAGCGAAGTCTGGGGGGTGATTGTGCATTCGACCGTCGACGGCTATTTTTCCAACGGTCTCGACCCCGCGATGATGCTCAGCCGAGACACGCAAGGCCGCGCCGAAGTTTTTGAGGTGCTGCTGAAAATGGTGCTCGAAGTTTATGCGTTCTCAAAGCCGCATATTTCGGCCATCGAAGGGCATGCGATGGCAGGCGGCGCCGTGCTGGCGATTCTTTCAGACTGGCGGTTCATGAGCCGCGAGAAGAGCCGCATTTCATTTTCTGAAGTCGCCGTCGGATTGACAATACCCAAGGCGATCATTAACCTGATTGAATCGGCTACCGGCCCCGGATCGCTACGAGAAATTGCAATGCTGGGTTCGGCAATTAAGTCGACCGACGCTGTGCGTATGGGCCTCATCGACGAGGTGTTCGACAACGGCACAACCTTAAAAGAGGCGGAGCGATACCTCAAACGCGTCTTTGAACTGCCACTCGCGTCGGTACGCTCAGTCAAACAAATCTTGCGCGCTAACAACCTTGCGGCGCTCAAGGGCCGCGAGGGACTCGAAACACTGTCATCATTTGTTGGTGCCGAGAGTTTCGTCGAAGGCCTCTCGGCCGTGCGCGACAAGCGCCGACCGAAGTATAAGAATCCATGA
- a CDS encoding phosphoribosylanthranilate isomerase, with protein sequence MKVKICGLTRVDDARFAADAGADFLGIVMAESSKRRATHARAKEILALELNQPRYLVFGYDSADFISETFNLLAQTGTRLQIMADHPELERLLKLASPENILPSISAAEKVEADEIAAWAQHPLVLFDSHRTARTLRAPQGAQPVAGGTGKTFNPANVAGITHPYLYAGGLTPENVASIVAQVDPHGVDVASGTEASPGIKDADKVRRFIENAKRAAQMLQVQQ encoded by the coding sequence ATGAAAGTCAAAATCTGCGGCTTAACCCGTGTCGACGATGCACGCTTCGCTGCCGATGCCGGCGCCGACTTCTTGGGTATAGTCATGGCCGAATCGAGCAAACGCCGCGCGACGCATGCACGGGCCAAAGAAATTCTTGCGCTTGAACTAAACCAGCCTCGCTACCTGGTCTTTGGTTACGATAGTGCGGATTTCATAAGCGAGACTTTCAATTTACTGGCACAAACCGGCACGCGCCTGCAGATCATGGCCGACCATCCTGAGCTTGAACGCCTGTTAAAACTGGCTTCACCCGAAAATATTCTACCCTCAATTTCTGCTGCTGAGAAGGTAGAGGCTGATGAGATTGCAGCATGGGCACAACACCCACTGGTGCTGTTTGATTCACATAGAACAGCGCGCACCCTTCGAGCACCTCAGGGCGCGCAACCGGTTGCGGGGGGCACAGGTAAAACGTTCAACCCGGCGAACGTCGCCGGCATTACCCACCCATACCTCTACGCAGGTGGCCTCACTCCCGAAAACGTGGCGAGCATCGTGGCACAGGTAGATCCTCATGGGGTTGATGTGGCGAGCGGCACCGAAGCCTCGCCCGGAATCAAAGATGCGGACAAGGTGCGGCGGTTTATCGAAAACGCCAAACGTGCAGCGCAGATGCTGCAGGTGCAGCAATGA
- a CDS encoding GDYXXLXY domain-containing protein — MKTRIILLVTPWLILTGMVLGAYLPIYRGDKYLLPVKPRDPRDFFRGNYVDLQYEFSTLTASAIKIRLHPEREYRFGDRLYLEFENREGKLRALSLSDKEPATKTIRLKVQPRYTLSAANKTLELASGLESFFAPKEAAEDWENALRQGLVYAEVAIDSGGNARLVRLVKAPAPKPLADEPE, encoded by the coding sequence ATGAAAACTAGAATAATTCTGCTCGTCACTCCCTGGCTGATTCTCACCGGCATGGTTCTGGGTGCGTACCTGCCGATCTACCGCGGCGACAAATATCTGCTGCCGGTGAAGCCGCGCGACCCGCGCGATTTTTTCAGGGGCAACTATGTCGATCTGCAATACGAGTTCAGCACGCTCACAGCGTCGGCGATCAAGATCAGGCTGCACCCCGAACGCGAGTACCGATTCGGCGACAGGCTCTACCTTGAATTCGAAAACCGTGAGGGAAAATTGCGAGCCTTATCGCTCAGCGACAAAGAACCGGCAACGAAGACAATCCGCCTGAAGGTGCAACCGCGCTACACGCTCAGCGCAGCGAATAAGACGCTTGAACTCGCCAGCGGCCTCGAATCGTTTTTTGCTCCGAAAGAAGCCGCCGAAGACTGGGAAAACGCACTGCGCCAGGGCCTCGTGTATGCCGAAGTCGCGATCGACAGCGGCGGCAACGCGCGGCTGGTGCGGCTCGTCAAGGCGCCCGCGCCCAAACCGCTGGCTGACGAGCCAGAATAA